In Fluviicola sp., the sequence GCACGCATACAAAACCAAAATTTCCTATGATTCACAATCGCGGATTACAAAAACGCAGTCTTTTGAGGATGGAAAATTAACCTCCGAAACCAACTACGGGTATTTCAACGGCCAACAGACTTCCCTGGTGGAAAAGAAACTATACGGGAAGAAAGAGAAGACTTACCGGCTGGAAACCGACTACGATCAGTTGTCGAAAAAGACTGTGGAATCCCGGTATGTGATCAACGGTGAATTAAAAAAGCGCTGGACTTACAGCTGCGACGAGAAAGGAAAGATCCAGGAAACAAAAGTCGAAGAAATCACTCAATGCCAATACTTCGATTCGAATAACGATGGCTCCTACAGCAGTTATATGCGGACAATTGAAGACGGAAAAGACTATTTGCAGGAAACTTCCTTTAGCAAGGATTCCGTGCTCACCGAATACAAACGCTTCCTCCACGATACCATTTTGGTGAATCACAATACCTATTCAAAGGAAAAAGACGTGTTCGAAGGGTATTCCAAAAAAGGAAAACGAAGCTATAAATTGATCGAAGAAAAGGATGTTAACGGAAATATTGTGAAACGCGTTGACTATTATAAGAAAACAGACAAATCTCCCATTACTACCCTTTCCGTTTATTCGGAAAAGAACCTGATCCGGGAAGTTACTTACCAGGATAAAAGTAAAACAAAATTTGAGTACACTTATTGGTAGCAAGCGTTTGAATGTGAAACGAAACACCCGTTTTCTGCCTATTCACACTGAAAAAGATGCTACTTTTGCATTATGAAATACCGCGTTTTATCCGACGAAGAATTGCAGCACCTGGAAGGTGACCTGAAAGCTTTTTTGATTATCAATGGCGTTCACGGGGAAGAATGGGCAAAACTGAACCAGGAAGAACCACAGAAAGCGCTGGAACTGGTTGAATTATTTTCCGACCAGGTCATGCAGACCGTTTATGAAAAGGTAAAATTCCTCGAACACCGCGCCCCGGATTCCTGCATTGTATTTCATTTCGGGGAAAACGAGCAGGAATTGATCGCTATTCAGAAGAATCCCGGATCTGTCGTGGATCTTTCGAGCGTGGAAGGAATTCACGAAGCACTGACCAAAACACCCGGTGATCTTTCCTTTTTTACCAGCAAAAAGCATTACAACGATTCCCGCGAACTGGAAATTCACCGGTTGATTGAACAGGGAGCCGTTCTTTCAGATGCCGGTTTTTGGAATTCGCTGAAGGAAATTCTTTAGAATGTTCACGAAATACTAGGAAAGCATAAGTAAATTGCACAGTGAAATCGCACAATTACTCACTCAAAATTTACTTAAATACAATCTACATAAAAAGTAGTTGATACTCTACTCAGAAAGCTTAGTTTTACCCAAGCACCCCGGCTTAATTATTATGAAGAATCGCTTTACTTACTTACTATTCGGACTGCTTTTTTTAGTCCTTTCTGCTTGCTCAAACTCTAACATAGACGATCGACTGGTAAAAAAGTGGACGCTTGTTAAAGTAGACGGTTTCGGTCCCGACAAAGACAAGATCTTAGGGATCAACAACATTTATTTTGATCTGAAAGACGACGAAACCTTTAAAGGACGTTGGTACGATCAGAACAACATGACGGATTTTATTGAAATGGAGGGAAAATGGCTCAGTACCCAATACGACGATAAGATCGATTTATTTTTATTCTACGGTCCCAACCAAAAGAAGTCAATCATTTTCAACATCACGAAAGTGGAAGGAGATGATATGACTATGCGCATTTCAGAAATTGATCATTTCTTTAAGGCGAAATAAACAATATAAACCAATAACCAATGAGGGGCTTCGGCCCCTTTTTTATTGCAGATACTTCCCGAAGGTATATGCAGAAAGCAAGATGGAAGCACTATATTTGTTCCCATGGAACTGATAAAGGCATTTGAAAACCGTTTTGGAGCTCACCGGGTGAAATCTATCCAAAACCCTTTGCACAATGAGCAGGAATTGATACTCCTGTTTCTTGAACTGGATGTTCCTGTAACGGTTGTTATGACGGCTTCTCTTTCGGAATACCAAATGCCGGTATTGGAGAAATGGGTCGGCAGGGAATTCAACGAGATTTATTTTTGCCTGCCTGCCTACTGGAATTTCGAAGATTATTCCAATCCGAATTTTTCCTGGATTTATACCTGGCTTTATAAACTGGAGCGTTTTGTAAGGGACAAAAATACGTGGTTCGGGCCGGGCCATACCATTCCAACCGGAAATCCGGAAGTTCCGATCTCCAACCTGATGAAACAGGAATATTTTATCTTTTTAGATCCGATCCTGCTTCAAAAAGAGCTTAGTCCGGTAAATTCGGCGGGTAAAACCATTCATTTCCTGAGTGTTGTCCCTATTTTCGGGGATGAACTGGATTTCAAAATGGGTAAAGGCACGCAAAAGTTCGTACGCCGTTTGATACAGCGTAACCTGGATGAAAAATTGGATGATTACCGCAGTTCGGTACTGAACAGTCGTTTGCGGTTCTTCTGATTACTTCAGGTTTGCAAAAAACGCCTGGGCTCCTTCCACTTCTTTCTTCGCATTACCGATCCAGGTATGATCATCGTAGATCACGAACGGACGCTTCAGGAAGGTGTATTCCTCCAACATGTATTTGCGGTAATCTGCTTCTGTCAGGTTCATTTCATGCAATCCCTGCGAACGGAATTTCATCGCTCTTTTAGAGAACATTCCTTCGTAAGAACCCACTTTCTCCTTCAGCCAGTCGAGCGTTTTTGCGTCAATATTGGTTTGTTTGATATCAATCAGTTCCACATCTTCCGGCAGGTCCAAAGCTTTCAGGATCTTCTGGCACGTGTCGCAGGAGCTTAAGTA encodes:
- a CDS encoding ArsC/Spx/MgsR family protein, with translation MRRFYYLSSCDTCQKILKALDLPEDVELIDIKQTNIDAKTLDWLKEKVGSYEGMFSKRAMKFRSQGLHEMNLTEADYRKYMLEEYTFLKRPFVIYDDHTWIGNAKKEVEGAQAFFANLK
- a CDS encoding suppressor of fused domain protein — protein: MELIKAFENRFGAHRVKSIQNPLHNEQELILLFLELDVPVTVVMTASLSEYQMPVLEKWVGREFNEIYFCLPAYWNFEDYSNPNFSWIYTWLYKLERFVRDKNTWFGPGHTIPTGNPEVPISNLMKQEYFIFLDPILLQKELSPVNSAGKTIHFLSVVPIFGDELDFKMGKGTQKFVRRLIQRNLDEKLDDYRSSVLNSRLRFF
- a CDS encoding DUF6495 family protein — its product is MKYRVLSDEELQHLEGDLKAFLIINGVHGEEWAKLNQEEPQKALELVELFSDQVMQTVYEKVKFLEHRAPDSCIVFHFGENEQELIAIQKNPGSVVDLSSVEGIHEALTKTPGDLSFFTSKKHYNDSRELEIHRLIEQGAVLSDAGFWNSLKEIL